The Dickeya poaceiphila DNA window CCAGGGTATCGGCGGTATGGGGATTCCTATCGGTAAGCTGTCTCTGTACACCGCCTGCGGCGGCATCAGCCCGGCGTACACCCTGCCAGTCGTGCTGGATGTCGGCACCAACAACGCTCAGTTGCTCAACGATCCGCTGTATATGGGCTGGCGTCACCCACGTATTAGCGGCGATGAATACTATGAGTTCGTCAACGAATTCATTCAGGCGGTGAAACGCCGCTGGCCGAACGTACTGCTACAGTTTGAAGATTTCGCTCAGAATAACGCCATGCCGCTGCTGAACCGCTACCGCGATGAAATCTGCAGCTTCAATGATGACATTCAGGGCACCGCCGCCGTAGCGCTGGGCAGCCTGATCGCCGCCAGCCGTGCGGCTGGCAGCCAGTTGCGTGACCAGACCGTAGCGTTCCTTGGCGCCGGTTCCGCCGGTTGTGGCATCGCCGAGCAGATCATTGCCCAGATGAAGTCCGAAGGTCTGAGCGATGAAGAAGCTCGCGCCCGTGTATTCATGGTGGACCGTTTTGGTCTGTTGACCGACAAACTGCCGAATCTGCTCGACTTCCAGAGCAAACTGGTGCAGAAAAGCGACAAACTCGCCAGGTGGGATACCGCCAGCGACGCTATCTCGCTGATGGATGTGATGCGTAATGCCAAACCGACCATCCTGATCGGCGTATCTGGCCAGCCGGGTCTGTTCACAGAAGAGATCATTCGTGAAATGCACAGCCACTGTGCCCGTCCTATCGTGATGCCGCTGTCCAACCCAACTTCTCGTGTAGAAGCCCGCCCGGAAGATATCATTCGTTGGACTGATGGCGCTGCGCTGGTGGCAACCGGCAGCCCATTCGCTCCGGTACAGTACAAAGACAAAACCTACCCGATTGCACAGTGCAACAACTCCTACATTTTCCCAGGCATCGGTTTGGGTGTGCTGGCCTGTGGCGCGAAACGTATCACTGACAGCATGTTGATGGCATCCAGCCGTGCGCTGGCTGACTGTTCTCCGTTGGCCAATCAGGGCGAAGGGGCGCTGCTGCCGGAAGTGAGCACCATTCAGGACGTTTCCAAGCGCATCGCGCTGGAAGTGGCTAAAGCGGCTCAGTTGCAGGGCGTCGCGGAAGTGACCTCAGAAGAGGCCCTGGTGAAAGCGATTGCCCACAACTTCTGGCAACCGCAGTACCGTACCTACAAGCGCACATCATTCTGATAGTGCGTTCTGAATCGCGCTAATTGCAGGGCGATCAGCATCCAAGACGCGGCTTTGGCCGCGTTTTTTATCTCCCCTGGCGCTGACTCACGTCATTCTCCCACCCGGCGATTTCTGCCATAATGGCAACTATAGATACATCAATATCATGCCTGTTCTGCCAGCCCCATGATGCGGCAGGCAGCGCTGTGGAGCTGTCATGGATACTTCGGGTTTACTCTCTCTGGAACAAGCACGGCACGCCATGCTGACGCAGGTTTCTGCACTCACCGCCATAGAAACTGTTTCTATCTATCAGGCTGCGGGTCGTATCACGGCTACGGCAGTGACGTCCCCTATCGATGTTCCTCCATTCGACAACTCTGCGATGGATGGCTACGCCGTACGGTGCCATGAACTTAGTGGTCAGCCGCTGCCGGTGGCCGGCAAAGCCTTTGCCGGCGCTCCGTTTGATGCCGACTGGCCTGCTGGCAGTTGCATCCGCATCATGACCGGTGCGCCGATTCCAGCGGGAGCCGATGCGGTTGTCATGCAAGAGGAAACACAAACCAATGCCGACGGCAGGGTTCGTTTCACTCATGCGGTTAAGCCAGGCCAGAACATCCGCCGCACCGGTGAGGACATCCACCAACAAGCGCAAATACTGCCAGCAGGGATACGACTGGGTGCCGCCGAATTGCCGCTGCTGGCATCACTCGGCATCGCTACGATACAAGTGGTACGCCGTCTGCGGGTAGCGCTGTTCTCCACCGGCGACGAATTACAGCCAGTCGGCGAGCCGTTACAGGAAGGGCAGATTTATGATACCAACCGCTTTGCCGTACGCCTGATGCTGGAACAGTTGGGCCATGACGTGATCGACCTTGGCATAGTGCGTGATGACCCGGCGGCGCTGCGTCAGGTCTTTCAGGAGGCGGATCAGGCTGCCGACGTGGTGATCAGCAGCGGCGGCGTATCGGTAGGTGAAGCCGATTACACCAAACAGATGTTGGAAGCGCTGGGTGATATCCGTTTCTGGAAACTGGCTATCAAACCCGGTAAGCCGTTTGCATTCGGGAAACTGAGTCACGCCTGGTTCTGCGGGTTGCCGGGCAACCCGGTATCCGCCGCCGTCACGTTTTATCAGTTAGTGCAGCCACTGTTGGCACAGTTATCCGGCCATAGCGGCTGGTCACTACCCACGCGTTTTCGGGTTAAGGCGGCAACACCACTGAAAAAATCCCCTGGTCGACTGGACTTTCAGCGCGGTATTCTGAGCCGAAACGCGCTGGGTGACCTGGAAGTTCGTACCACCGGACATCAGGGTTCTCATGTATTCAGCTCATTCAGCCAGGGCAACTGCTTCATCGTACTGGAAGCGGAACGTGGCCGCGTGGAAGCAGGCGAATGGGTAGAGGTCGAACCCTTTAACACACTGTTGCAGAGCCACTACTGATGTTGCCTGAACTCACCGATGAAGAAACCCTACGCTACAATCGCCAAATTGTCCTGCGCGGGTTTGATTTTGATGCGCAGGAGCGACTGAAAGCCGCACAGGTACTGATTGTCGGGTTGGGCGGCCTGGGCTGTGCCGCCGCGCAATATCTGGCGTCTGCAGGCGTTGGCCACCTAACGCTGCTGGATTTTGATACCGTTTCATTGTCCAACCTGCAACGACAAGTGCTGCACCGCGATGATCGCATTGGTATGCCGAAGGTGGAATCTGCCCATCTGACCTTACAGGGCATTAACCCACATATTCACATCACACCGATTCAGGATAATCTGGAAGATGACGCGCTATTAGCGTTAGTGGCGCAACATGATGTCGTAGTGGATTGCACCGACAACGTTTCCATTCGTGATCGCCTCAACCGCCTCTGTTTTCTGCAGAAAACGCCGTTGGTATCCGGTGCGGCGATCCGGATGGAGGGGCAAATCAGCGTCTTCACCTATCAGTTGGAAGAGCCTTGCTACCGCTGCCTCAGCCGCCTGTTTGGCGACAATGCGCTAACCTGCGTTGAAGCGGGCGTTATGGCACCGCTGGTCGGTGTGATCGGTTCATTGCAGGCGTTGGAAACCATCAAATTGCTGACCCACTACGGTCAGCCGCTTGCCGGTAAATTGCTGCTGTTTGACGCGATGACGATGCAATTTCGGGAGATGCGGTTGCCGAAAAATCCGGACTGCGACACCTGCGGGCAGGCAACCTGACGCCGTACCGGCAGATAGGCAGATGATATAGTGGCGTTACGCATCGCATAAATCCCTCTGAAATTAAAAGTCTGCATAACTCCCAGCAATAGCCGGATAATTTCAGTTCAGGCTGGCCGTTAAAACGTCTTAATCGAAATAATGGCCAGACCTGCCGTGCGGGAATTGATGTAAAATAACAGTGTTCCAGTTAATTCATAAGGTCACCGTATCATGACGCAATCATTAACCATTGAAGAACGTATTCAACATTCCATCACCAAGGTTGCCAAGGTGGTTTTTCCCACTACGATCAATCACCATTCAACCTTGTTTGGCGGCACTGCGCTGGCATGGATGGATGAAATTTCTTTTATTACCGCTACCCGCTTTTGCCATAAACCACTGGTCACCGTCTCCACCGAAAAGATCAATTTCACCACCCCGATTCCGTCGGGTACTATTGTTGAGTTGGTCGGACAGGTCAGCCGGGTCGGTCGCACCAGCCTGACGGTAGATGTATCTGTATATCTGGAGCAGATGTACGCCGAAGGCCGAACTAACGTTATTACCGGTCAGTTCAATTTTGTCGCAGTTAATGATGAAGGTCGTCCAGTCCCGTTATTCTAATGAGTAGTCGTTCCATTTTTTATGAATTAAGGCAACAGTGATGCACTATTATTTTTTCATAGCGTATTTTGGTTGCCTTGCTATTATTAAATTTTCATTCCGTCGAATAAAAATAACGCCATGACATATATTCCATTATTTTCCACAGGGATGAGTTTTTCATTTTTATGAAAAATCACGTAACCTTGAGCATATTTTATAATCCTCACCGCTCAGATTACCGCCATCTGGTTACCATCAGGTAACCTAGGTACTTTCAGGTAATTAATTGTTTATAAATATATAACACGATAATATGCCGACGTATCTGAACATGGCTTAGCGCTTTACGTTCTTTTTATCTGTCCCATCCACGAGGAAATACTATGAGCAAGATTGCGGTTGTTTATTATTCTGGCTATGGTCACACCAAACTGATTGCTGAACTGGTCGCAGAAAGCGCACAGGCAAGTCTGATCGCCATCGACAACAACGGCGATATCACCGATGCTGATTGGGAAACACTGAACGCGGCAGACGGTATCATCTTCGGCGCACCGACCTACATGGGTAATGTTCCGTGGCAGTTCAAAAAATTCGCTGATGCCAGTTCCAAAATCTGGTTCACCCGTGGTTGGCAGGACAAAGTATTTGGCGGTTTCGTCAACAGCGCTAGCCTGAACGGCGACAAACAAGTGACACTGATTTATCTGCAGACGCTGGCTGCACAGCACGGCGGCATCTGGGTCAGCCTGGGGCAAGCGCCAGCTAACGCTCTGGCTTCCACCCGCAATGACGCCAACAACCTCGGTGGTTCAGCGGGTGCGCTGATTCAATCGCCATCCGACGCAGGCGCTGATGCCATCCCGGCAGGCGACCTGGAAACCGCCAAACTGTACGGTGCGCGCGTTGCTGAAATCGCTCGCCGCCTGCACGGTTAATCACGTCATCCTTCTGTCCTTCACATGCCCGGACTTACCGGGCATTTTTCTCTCCATGCGTTATTCGCTACAGCTGTCTGGGCGAGTTTGAATCCAAAATGCATGGATCAGGCCAGGCACATACCCCAGCAAGGTCAGCAACACATTCAACAGAAACGCCCAACCAAAACCTTTACCCAACAACACGCCGAGCGGCGGCAGAATAATGGTAAACAGAATACGCCAGAACCCCATCGGCAACCTCCATTGCGGTCAGTAATCGAGTCGATATGCCAGCATAATCGGTTGAATGTCAGTTTCTGATAACAACAGGTAAGATTTTGTGGCGAATATGCGTTAATACGTATGAAAAAAGCGGACTGAAAATATCAGCCCGCCCGTATAGCCATGAATACCACTCAAATTTTACGGTTGTTGATAGGCCAGCTTGTAGTTACCCGCCGCCACAGTCTTAAACGTCACCTTATCGGGATACCAGCGGATCTCCACTTCGGCTTCGGTTTGTTTTTTCCAGGCGGAGCTGTTATTCACATTCAGCGTTAGAACATCGACCACGGCACTATCGACTGATGGATCAGGTACATTCAACGCCAATGCAAACGCCAGATTATCCGGCAAACCATTGGTATTAGGAAACAACAAAGCCCATTGCGCCGCGGTGATTTGGCTCAAGGACGATACCGTCATACCACTCGCTATCAGCTTATTTGCCCCAGTTGCATCTGCTGATAATGCCCCCATAGACACCCAGGAACTTCCATTCCAGACCACCCAGTCATTCAGGTCACGCGATACCGCTACAGATACCGCTCCCTTGCCGGACAGCGTTGTTGACAGTTGTGCTGAGTTGATCACCTGCCAGGACCTAATACTGGTCAGCGATTTTGGTATGATAATCTGAGAGTCTGGCCCGTAGGATGTTCTAACGTAATTTTTTGTCGGGTTTGACGCGAGCCAAACCTTGATTGGTAACTTATCTGACAGCGCGGAACTACTAATAACGCCAGAGTAAACGAAGCCTGATGTAGAAAAATCTGACGTAGAGGATGGCGTGTTTACTTTTGTTAGCACACCTGATGATGCTGTATAGAAATTCCCGAAGGAATCAGAAATCAGGCACTTATCACCAACAACCAGTTTCAGTTTTTTGACACTAACAAATGGATAGGAAGAATTTCTATCAGTGATATATAAGCGATACTTTGAATAATTCGCAGCAATTGATAAAGGGAACTCTTGATCGATGTCAGCTGTGTTATTCGTGCTGTTGCTGACAGAATGAATGGTTGTCCAAACACTGCCGTCGTTACTACCCTGCAGCGACCAGGATTTCGGACTGGCAAGACCGCCAATCAATAAGTTTGGGTTCGTTATTATGTAACCCGTGATCTCCGTTTGAGACGGCAATTCAATCTCTAACCACTGCGGCGCAGCAGAAGTAGGCGCACTAGAGCTGATCCAGCCATTACCTGATGCACTCCCGTCAAAAGCGTAATAGGCGGCAAATGACGCGTTGTATGTTGAAGACGCAGAGGCAGCATATCCCGTGGGTGTGTTTGCTGACGTCATTGCCGGCACTACTGTGGCATTTGAGTAGCTCGACACGGATAATGACATGCCGTCAGCTTTTATTATTGAAGAATAAAAAGAACCGTCGGAAGCTACTGAATAGGCTTCACCAGTGTACGGCTTCAGTTGCCCATCAAATAACACGTTGTTTGTCTGAGCATAGTTAGCGGCACTTGTGCTTGAAAATGTATCAATAACCACCGTCTGTGATGTTAACTCCACTTCCTCCTTCAGCGCATAGGCATCAACGCTGTAATCCATCGTGCCGGTAGCGCTAAACGGGAAGGTAAATACCTGATTCGCCGTCGCACCACTACGCGTTACCACCGTATAACCACGACTACCATTGCTTCCGCTGTTTCCGCCGCCGTTATTGCTGCCTGTCGCACTAACAATCAGTTGATTGTTGCTTGTATCATAATTCAGCGAAACGCCCTGCCCGGCTGCCAGCGTCGCCAGCAGTACCTTGCGTACCGCATCGGCAAAGTCGGTAATCTGGGATGCAGTATGGGTATGATTAGCCAGATCAGACTTATGCACCACATCGCTCAGCCCTAGATTGGCGACAAACTGCGCTTTGTCCGGAATATCCGCGCCATTGAGGGTCTTGTCCATCATCCGGCTGACCGCGTCGGTCAAATCCGGCAGCGTTTTCACCACCACATTCTTGCCGTTGCTATCCGTCAGGGTCACCTGTCCATGCTCGGTCAGCACCTGTTTCCACTGCGTCAGTTGGGACTGATAACCGGCCAGCATCGCCGCAATCTGCGCCACATACGCGGCATGATCAAAGCTGTCGCCGCTGCCAAACACTGGAATGGCGTAGTGCACGCCATTTTCAGTGCAGCCACAATATTCGCTGGCCAG harbors:
- a CDS encoding NAD-dependent malic enzyme; this translates as MELEYESKRPLYIPYAGPILLEFPLLNKGSAFTEEERGQFNLHGLLPEAVETIEEQAERAWRQYQAFKNDIEKHVYLRNIQDTNETLFYRLLDNHLSEMMPIIYTPTVGAACEHFSDIYRRARGLFISYPNREHIDDMLQNATKQNVKVIVVTDGERILGLGDQGIGGMGIPIGKLSLYTACGGISPAYTLPVVLDVGTNNAQLLNDPLYMGWRHPRISGDEYYEFVNEFIQAVKRRWPNVLLQFEDFAQNNAMPLLNRYRDEICSFNDDIQGTAAVALGSLIAASRAAGSQLRDQTVAFLGAGSAGCGIAEQIIAQMKSEGLSDEEARARVFMVDRFGLLTDKLPNLLDFQSKLVQKSDKLARWDTASDAISLMDVMRNAKPTILIGVSGQPGLFTEEIIREMHSHCARPIVMPLSNPTSRVEARPEDIIRWTDGAALVATGSPFAPVQYKDKTYPIAQCNNSYIFPGIGLGVLACGAKRITDSMLMASSRALADCSPLANQGEGALLPEVSTIQDVSKRIALEVAKAAQLQGVAEVTSEEALVKAIAHNFWQPQYRTYKRTSF
- the moeA gene encoding molybdopterin molybdotransferase MoeA; the protein is MDTSGLLSLEQARHAMLTQVSALTAIETVSIYQAAGRITATAVTSPIDVPPFDNSAMDGYAVRCHELSGQPLPVAGKAFAGAPFDADWPAGSCIRIMTGAPIPAGADAVVMQEETQTNADGRVRFTHAVKPGQNIRRTGEDIHQQAQILPAGIRLGAAELPLLASLGIATIQVVRRLRVALFSTGDELQPVGEPLQEGQIYDTNRFAVRLMLEQLGHDVIDLGIVRDDPAALRQVFQEADQAADVVISSGGVSVGEADYTKQMLEALGDIRFWKLAIKPGKPFAFGKLSHAWFCGLPGNPVSAAVTFYQLVQPLLAQLSGHSGWSLPTRFRVKAATPLKKSPGRLDFQRGILSRNALGDLEVRTTGHQGSHVFSSFSQGNCFIVLEAERGRVEAGEWVEVEPFNTLLQSHY
- the moeB gene encoding molybdopterin-synthase adenylyltransferase MoeB — encoded protein: MLPELTDEETLRYNRQIVLRGFDFDAQERLKAAQVLIVGLGGLGCAAAQYLASAGVGHLTLLDFDTVSLSNLQRQVLHRDDRIGMPKVESAHLTLQGINPHIHITPIQDNLEDDALLALVAQHDVVVDCTDNVSIRDRLNRLCFLQKTPLVSGAAIRMEGQISVFTYQLEEPCYRCLSRLFGDNALTCVEAGVMAPLVGVIGSLQALETIKLLTHYGQPLAGKLLLFDAMTMQFREMRLPKNPDCDTCGQAT
- a CDS encoding acyl-CoA thioesterase; this translates as MTQSLTIEERIQHSITKVAKVVFPTTINHHSTLFGGTALAWMDEISFITATRFCHKPLVTVSTEKINFTTPIPSGTIVELVGQVSRVGRTSLTVDVSVYLEQMYAEGRTNVITGQFNFVAVNDEGRPVPLF
- a CDS encoding flavodoxin family protein, which translates into the protein MSKIAVVYYSGYGHTKLIAELVAESAQASLIAIDNNGDITDADWETLNAADGIIFGAPTYMGNVPWQFKKFADASSKIWFTRGWQDKVFGGFVNSASLNGDKQVTLIYLQTLAAQHGGIWVSLGQAPANALASTRNDANNLGGSAGALIQSPSDAGADAIPAGDLETAKLYGARVAEIARRLHG
- a CDS encoding YqaE/Pmp3 family membrane protein — encoded protein: MGFWRILFTIILPPLGVLLGKGFGWAFLLNVLLTLLGYVPGLIHAFWIQTRPDSCSE
- a CDS encoding discoidin domain-containing protein, with amino-acid sequence MWYKSGSLSLFSGSKVVLGNNTLWADKNNGVSAGGMLLIFTDCSIRIYEIASVVSDTELVLASEYCGCTENGVHYAIPVFGSGDSFDHAAYVAQIAAMLAGYQSQLTQWKQVLTEHGQVTLTDSNGKNVVVKTLPDLTDAVSRMMDKTLNGADIPDKAQFVANLGLSDVVHKSDLANHTHTASQITDFADAVRKVLLATLAAGQGVSLNYDTSNNQLIVSATGSNNGGGNSGSNGSRGYTVVTRSGATANQVFTFPFSATGTMDYSVDAYALKEEVELTSQTVVIDTFSSTSAANYAQTNNVLFDGQLKPYTGEAYSVASDGSFYSSIIKADGMSLSVSSYSNATVVPAMTSANTPTGYAASASSTYNASFAAYYAFDGSASGNGWISSSAPTSAAPQWLEIELPSQTEITGYIITNPNLLIGGLASPKSWSLQGSNDGSVWTTIHSVSNSTNNTADIDQEFPLSIAANYSKYRLYITDRNSSYPFVSVKKLKLVVGDKCLISDSFGNFYTASSGVLTKVNTPSSTSDFSTSGFVYSGVISSSALSDKLPIKVWLASNPTKNYVRTSYGPDSQIIIPKSLTSIRSWQVINSAQLSTTLSGKGAVSVAVSRDLNDWVVWNGSSWVSMGALSADATGANKLIASGMTVSSLSQITAAQWALLFPNTNGLPDNLAFALALNVPDPSVDSAVVDVLTLNVNNSSAWKKQTEAEVEIRWYPDKVTFKTVAAGNYKLAYQQP